The uncultured Desulfobulbus sp. genome window below encodes:
- a CDS encoding response regulator, giving the protein MGYRIVIADDEPITRMDIREILLHAGYEVVGEASDGFDAIELCKKLNPDVVLLDIKMPLLDGLKAAHIIHEEQHAKAILLITAYSSMEFIDQAKNAGVVGYVVKPIKEEALIPMIEVGIARGEELVQKQKEIVQTKKRLEARALIEKAKGVLMKEHNIGEEEAFQMIRKLGMDKRRPMQDIAEIILLNHG; this is encoded by the coding sequence ATGGGATACAGGATTGTCATAGCCGATGATGAACCCATTACACGTATGGATATCCGTGAAATCCTGCTCCATGCCGGGTACGAGGTGGTCGGAGAAGCCTCCGATGGCTTTGATGCCATTGAACTCTGTAAAAAACTCAATCCAGATGTTGTTTTGCTGGATATAAAAATGCCCCTGCTCGATGGCTTGAAGGCGGCACACATTATCCATGAAGAACAGCATGCCAAGGCAATCCTTCTGATCACGGCCTATTCCAGTATGGAATTTATAGATCAGGCCAAAAATGCCGGCGTGGTGGGCTATGTGGTCAAGCCTATCAAAGAAGAGGCCCTTATCCCCATGATAGAGGTCGGTATCGCCCGAGGGGAAGAGCTGGTACAAAAACAAAAAGAAATCGTACAGACCAAAAAACGTCTTGAAGCCCGGGCCCTGATCGAGAAGGCCAAGGGCGTGCTCATGAAAGAGCATAACATCGGTGAAGAGGAAGCCTTTCAGATGATCCGTAAATTGGGCATGGATAAACGACGTCCCATGCAGGATATTGCCGAGATCATTCTCCTGAACCATGGGTAA